One Lutra lutra chromosome 7, mLutLut1.2, whole genome shotgun sequence DNA window includes the following coding sequences:
- the LOC125105561 gene encoding translation initiation factor IF-2-like: protein MGSPVLRFVFVKVILRRRQSLNPSGERKTTQKPDPPTWALPAPRRVRLPAAPAAPPSVAGWNEIKTPLLSLTPTQAPAARPATSPLPSAAFGVSALRLVGGPRGNRPRAPRAPGSTSRPRRRSPPQLL, encoded by the exons ATGGGGTCACCAGTCCTACGTTTTGTCTTCGTGAAGGTGATTCTCCGGAGGAGACAGTCTCTGAATCCCAGTGGGgagagaaaaacaacacaaaagccAGACCCACCGACGTGGGCTCTGCCTGCTCCCCGGAGGGTTCGCCTTCCCGCGGCGCCAGCCGCCCCACCCTCCGTCGCCGGCTGGAATGAAATAAAGACGCCGCTGCTGTCGCTAACCCCGACACAGGCTCCAGCCGCCCGGCCAGCGACCTCCCCTCTGCCATCAGCTGCCTTTGGAGTCTCGGCCCTGAGACTCGTAGGCGGTCCCCGGGGAAACCGCCCGCGCGCACCGCGCGCTCCCGGCAGCACCTCCCGGCCCAGGCGGCGGTCTCCTCCGCAG ctattatga